In one Salvelinus namaycush isolate Seneca unplaced genomic scaffold, SaNama_1.0 Scaffold425, whole genome shotgun sequence genomic region, the following are encoded:
- the LOC120041255 gene encoding zinc-binding protein A33-like produces MASEQQGGDEPSLPREEAVCPGCQGSGPLVLPCGHSLCEACLGLCEGELGQGGCTICYGKDLLDCVLKRLLDSLFQGQPRRARDGGVEDGDREMCPLHGERLTLYCVEDKEMVCVECQSEEHDDHRCRPTEEAVHDCKRELTSALRPLQEKLEALNTVKQTCEQSAEHIKSQAQQTERLVQQQFEKLHQFLRDEEAAVISALKEEEQEKTQRMRDWIDRTTDQINSLAEAIEATVEAMDTGDDISFLKNFKRTSERTQVTVQEPEEVAGALLDVAKHLGCLNYRVWEKMQDVITYTPVTLDPNTADICLSLSDDLTSLRYTEEEERLPDNPERFCYYECVLGSEGFNSGRHTWDVEVGVNSEWAVGVARETVSRKEWFPPSPERGLWTICYYGGEYRARTATATPLVLKRRPLEVRVQLDWDRGRVIFSDASDNTLIYKFQHKFTQRVFPYFSNTCKRHPLRISTGKVSVTAE; encoded by the exons ATGGCGTCTGAGCAGCAAGGGGGTGATGAGCCCTCTCTCCCCAGGGAAGAGGCCGTGTGCCCGGGCTGTCAGGGATCAGGGCCCCTGGTCCTGCCGTGTGGCCACAGCCTGTGTGAGGCCTGCCTGGGGCTGTGTGAGGGCGAGCTGGGCCAGGGGGGCTGTACGATCTGCTACGGCAAAGACCTGCTGGACTGCGTCCTGAAGAGACTGCTGGACTCCCTGTTCCAAGGGCAGCCGCGGCGGgccagggatggaggggtagaggacggGGACAGGGAGATGTGTCCTCTGCATGGGGAGAGGCTGACATTGTATTGTGTGGAGGAcaaagagatggtgtgtgtggaGTGTCAGAGCGAGGAGCACGACGACCACAGGTGTCGTCCCACGGAGGAGGCTGTGCACGACTGCAAG AGGGAGCTGACGTCTGCCCTGAGACCTCTACAGGAGAAGCTGGAGGCTCTGAACACTGTCAAACAGACCTGCGAGCAGTCAGCTGAACACATCAAG AGCCAGGCACAGCAGACCGAGCGCCTGGTGCAGCAGCAGTTTGAGAAGCTGCACCAGTTCCTCCGAGACGAGGAAGCTGCTGTGATCTCTGCTCTGAaggaagaggagcaggagaagaCCCAGAGGATGAGGGACTGGATAGACAGAACAACAGACCAGATCAACTCTCTAGCTGAGGCCATTGAGGCGACGGTGGAGGCCATGGACACTGGTGATGACATATCCTTCCTCAAG AACTTCAAGAGGACCTCTGAGAG AACTCAGGTGACAGTACAGGAGCCAGAGGAGGTGGCAGGAGCTCTGCTGGACGTCGCCAAACACCTGGGCTGTCTCAACTACAGAGTCTGGGAGAAGATGCAGGACGTCATTACATACA CTCCTGTGACTCTGGACCCCAACACGGCTGAtatctgcctgtctctgtctgatgATCTGACCAGCCTGCGgtacacagaggaggaggagagactccCTGACAACCCAGAGAGGTTCTGTTACTATGAGTGTGTCCTGGGTTCCGAGGGCTTCAACTCCGGACGACACACCTGGGACGTGGAGGTGGGCGTGAACAGCGAGTGGGCCGTGGGCGTGGCACGGGAGACGGTCTCGAGGAAGGAGTGGTTCCCCCCGAGCCCAG AGAGGGGCCTGTGGACCATCTGTTACTATGGAGGTGAATACCGCGCCCGCACGGCCACCGCCACCCCCCTGGTCCTGAAGAGAAGGCCCCTGGAGGTCAGAGTGCAGCTGGACTGGGACAGAGGCAGGGTCATCTTCTCCGACGCCTCAGACAACACGCTCATCTACAAGTTCCAACACAAGTTCACCCAGAGAGTGTTCCCTTACTTCTCCAACACCTGCAAGAGACATCCTCTGAGGATCTCCACCGGGAAGGTGTCAGTGACAGCGGAGTAG